The DNA window CACCGGAATCTGCGGCATCTCGCCGGCCTGAAACGACGCCACCGACACCGCGATCCGGTCGGTGTCGAACCGCACCGGCACGTCGAACTCGAACCCCGCGGTGACGCGCGCGCCGGGTTCGGGCGGTTCGCGAAAGGTCACCGTGCCGCGGTCATGGTCGACCGCGTAATCGGCGTCGGGATAAAGCTCGATCCCGCCCAGCCCCGCGCGCACCGTTCCCTGCACCGGTTTCGTCACCGGCCGGCGATAGCGGCCCGGCCCCGAGACATAGGATTTCGTCAACTGGAAGCTGACCGTATTGCCGTCACCGCGGGCGATCTCCTGATCGTCGAAGGCGGGCGGCTGCGACGGCGCGCAGCTTTTGAAGTCGGACCAATCCTTCCATCGAAACCCGTGCAACTGGCCGGCCCGCGCCTCGAAGAACGCGACCAGCGCCGCCAGATCGTCCAGCGATCTCAGCCCCATCCCGGCGTCAAAGCGGCGTCGCGCATGGCTCCAGGGCGTGTTCCGCTCCTCGAAGCCGCTGGCAAGCGTGACGATCTCGGTCCGCCGCTCGGGGCCGCCGATCGACCCGAACGACAGGTTCGTCGGAAATCTGACCTCGTGAAAAGCCATCTGCGTCTCCTTGCGTTCAGGCGTTGCGATCGCCGCGCGCCAATGCGCGGCCCAGCTGCGCGGCGATCTGCGACTGGCTGCGCTGGAAGCCGGCGACATCAGGCGTGGTGACGTTCACGGTGACATTGACCGCGCGCGCGCCCCCCGCCGCGGCGACGCCAAGCCGGCCGTCCGCACCGCGGCGCAGCGGCATGATCGCCTCGGGTCCGGCTTCGCCCATCAACCCGGTGCCGCCGCGCATCGGGAAATGCGTAGGCTCGGCCACCACGCCGCCCTTGGCGAACGGCATGACCCGGCCCTGCACGAATGCGCCGCCCTGCGCGAATGGCAGCGCCGAACCCATCATTCCGGCAACGCCGTTCGCGAACGATCCCGCCAGGGCGCTTTCCACCGGCTTCATCGCGATCGAGAATACCGTGTCCGCGATCTGACGCCCGATGCCCTTCAGCGTCTCGGACAGCTTCTGCCCGTCAAAGACCAGACCGTCGAAGGCACGTCGCAACCCGCCCTCGATCCCTGAACACAGCGTGCCCACCTCGCGCGAGGTGAACAGCATCGACTGTCGCAACCGCGCCAGTTCGGCCTCGAACTCGGCCGTCATCCGGCTGGTCTGTCCCAACCCTTCATCCACCTGGTCCAGCGTGGTGCCGAACCCGTCCTTGTTCGCCATGATGATGGCCCCCGCTTGTCAGTTGTCCTTAACCCGGCTGCCGGTCGGGAAACCGCGCCGCCAGCGCGGCCAGCCGCTCGCGCGTCATCGCGCGCGACCCCGGCTCGATCCCCAGCATCAGCGCCAGTTCGGCCGGCGTCAGCGACCAGAACTGATCGGGCCGCAAGCCCAGGCCGTGCAGCCCGGTCCGCATCAGGCCGGGCCAGTCCAGCCCGCCCTGCGCCCGCTCGCCGCCGCTCACGCGTCGATCCGGAACGCCCGCGCCAGCAACTCGGCGGCGGCGCGACCCGCCGCCGCCGGGCCGCCGCCGATCCGCGTCGTCAGCAGGTCGGGCGCGCGGCCCTGCCACCCGCCGCCGCGCAGCCCCGCGACCAGCACCGACAGCACGTCGCGGCTTGAGAAACGGCCAGTCTCGAACCGTTCCGCCACCGCCAGCAGGCTGTCGGCACCCAGATCCTGTTCCAGTTCCGCCAGCGCGCCCAGCGTCAGGCGCGCGACATGCGGCTGCCCGTCCAGCACCAGCTCGACTTCGCCACGCATGGGGTTCACCATCACAGCGCCGTAAAGCTCAGCGCGCCGGCCGACGCCATGGCCATCTCATAGGTCGCCTCGCCGTTATAGCTGCCGGCATATTCCAGCGCGGTGATCTGGAACGGCCCCTCGATCGTGCCGAAATCCGGGATCACCACCTGGAACTGCGGCACCTCGCCATCGAAAAAGGCCTGCCTGGCGCGGGCATCCGTATCGGCATCGCGGAACACCCCCGACCCCGAGACCGAGGCGCTGCGCACCCCCGCACCGCCCAGCAATTCGCGCCACCCACCCTCGCTTTCCAGCGAGGTGACATCCACCGTTTCGGCGTTGAAGGACAGCCGGCTTGCGCGCAGCCCGGCCACCGTCTCGAACGCCCCGTTTCCAGTCATGTCCATCTTGATCAACAGATCGCGCCCGTTCTGTACCGCCATGAATCCGTCTCCTCAGCCCAGATCAATGCGCGCACGAAAGGTCAGATCGACCCGCCGCGCCGCCCCGTTTTCCACCCGTCGCGCTTTCGCGCGCAGGAACCACAATGCCGCCAGTCGCCCCCGTTCCAGCGTCACGGAACCGTCTTCCAAAGCCTCGCTGACCGCCGCCGCGACCGCCTTGACCGTGGCAAATCCCGCGCCGCCCTCGGTCCCCGACAGCACCGAGACGATGAAATCGTGGCGCGAGCCGGCGCCCGTCGCATCGCCCGCATCCCTGACCTCTTCCGGGCCCAGCGAGACAAAGACCCCGCCGGGCGCATCGACCGGCATGGCGTCAAAGATCGCATCCCCGATCAGCGCCGAAAGCGTCGGATCGCCGCGCAGATGCTGATAGACCGCCGATTGCAGCGCGGTCGCTGCCGCATAGCTCATGTCGCCTCCTCCTCTTTCGCGAAACAGACCAGCCAGCGGCCCGCCAGATCGCGCTCGGCCACCGCCTCGATCCGGAACAGCCGGTCCTGAAGGCGCAGACGCTGGCCCGCCTGCGGCCTGCGCGGATCGCCCGCAGGCGCGCCGCGCACGGTGATCCGCCACGACACGACGCTTTCCGGCCCGACCTGCGCCAGACGTTCACGCCCGGACCCGGCATCCATCTCGGCCCAGATCGTGCCCAGCTGCCGCCAGCCAATGCGATGCCCGCCCATCCCGTCGCCCTGGCGCTCGGGCGTCTCCAGCCCAAGGGGCACATTCAGCCTCGGCGCGGTCATCGGCGCAGCTCCCGGTTTCCCCGGCCGGCAAGCGTGCGCACCTGTCGCCAGCGTTCGATCAGCGCGCTGACACCGAAGGGCATCGCGCCCCGGCTGCCCTCAAAGCTGCGATCCTCGTAATACCGCGCCGCCAGCATCAGCACCGCCTGCGCCAGATCCGCGGGCACCGCGTCCCAGCTGTCGCCGAAACCGGCCGTGAAGGTCACCGTGACGCTGCCGCGACGCGGCACATGCGGCAGGATCACCCCGGTCGGCAGGATCATCGGGCGCTGCCCGTCGGGCAGCAGCCGCCAGCTTTCGACGGGCAAATCGGTCAGCGTGCCCGCACCGTCATCCAGGGCGATGGCATCGACCGACACCACCGGAGCCAGTGGCAGCGGCTGACCAAGCCTGTCGCGCCAGTCGTCCAGCTGCATCCGAAAGCGCCGCGTCAGCAGCACCTTTCCGGTCCGCGCCTCGATGGTCGCGACCGCCGCGCGCAGAAACCCGGTCAGCGCGGCCGTCTCGGCGCTGTCGTCGGCAATGCGAAAGCCCGACCCCAGGCGCAAATGCTCGCGCAGCGCGGCGACCGGCAGCGCCTCCGCCGCCGGCGCCGTTTCCTCAATCAGCATCATGTCGCGAACCTCCCGTGCCACCGTCCGCTTCGTCGTTCCACATCGGCGGGGCCACAGCGGCCCCGCCCGTTCCCGCTTTCGGAAAAAGGGGTCGCGCCCGCGCGCAGGCCATCAGCGCGCGCGGACAGTTGCAAAGCCGGCATGACCAGCGTCCCGCGCGCGACCCCCTCCCTCGCCCGTCCCGGTCAGGGGTCAGGCGAATTTCATCAGCTTGACGGCACGGAAATCGGTGATGCCGCCGCCCACGCGCTTGGTCGCATAGAACAGCACATGCGGCTTGGCGCTGAACGGATCGCGCAGCACGCGCAGATCGGGACGCTCGACGATGGTGTATGCGGCGCGGAAATCGCCGAACGCGACAGCGGTCGCCTCGACGTCCATATCGGGCATGTCCTCGCTGATCAGGACCGGATAGCCCAGCAGCTGCGGCGCCTGTCCCGACGACAGCGCATCGGTCCACAGGAACCGGCCATCGGCATCCTTCATCTTGCGGATGCGCGCCGCGGTTTTCGAATTCAGCACGAAGCTCGCGTTGGCCCGATACTCGGCGCCCAGCGCATAGACCAGGTCGATCAGCACGTCGGCAGGTGCGGCGGCGTCGAAATCGCCCAGCGCACCGCTGAGTACCGTCCCGATCTGGCCCTCGGTCGCACTGCCGTTCGGCGCGGTCGGATAGGACAGGATGCCGCGCGGCTTGGCCACGCCGTCGCCGCGGATGAAGGCCGCCGCCTCGGACCGGGCGAACTTGTCCGCGATCCGCTCGGCCAGCCAGGCTTCGACGTCGAAGGCCGCATCGTCCAGCAGCCGCTGGCTGGCCTTGGGCATCGCCGACAGTTCATGGACGGGGATCGAGATGCGCTCGATGCCGCCGGGCACGGTCTCGGCCATGTCGGCCTCGCTGGCCCAGCCGGCCCCCATGTCGCCCTTGTCGACCAGCACCTCATAGGCCGAGGATTCGACGGCGACGACATTGGCCAGCCGCCGCAGCGACGCACCCGAGCGCAGCACGTTCTGCACCGTCTCGGCCACCTGCGGGGCGGCCAGGAAGCCGCCGTCGCTGGCGACCGTCAGACCCTTCTCCTCGATGACCAGACCGCGCAGCCCGTCGTCATCGCCGCTGCGCAGATAGGCGTTGAACGCCTTCTGGTGCGGAACCTCGGTCTCGGCGGTGGTCGACAGGGGCGCACGGCCCCGGATGGCGGTCTTGCGATCAAGCATGTTCATGCGTTCTTCCTGTGCTTGCAGCTTCTTCTGGATGTCGTCGCGAAAGCCTCTGAGTTCGCCGACGAACCCCAGCATGGCCCCCTTCAAATTTGCGGGCGCGTCCCCGCCGCCCGCGGTCTTCACCTCGGTCATGGTCTTCTCCTCATCGCGATGATCGGGGCCGACCCGCCCCGTGTTGCCGGACCGTGCGCCCCGCCCGGTCCGATCCCGCAGGATGCGCCCGCGCGCATCACCTGCATTGCAAGGCGCATGTGGCGCCTCGCATCCTCAGCCGTCGCGCAACGCCTCGGCCGCCGCGTCGAACAGCGCCGCCACCTCGCGCAGATCGTCAGCCTCCTTGCGACCCACCCTGGCCTCGGGCAGCATCGGAAACGTCACCAGCGACACCTCCCACAGCTCGACCTCCGCCAGCGCGCGCCGCCCCTTGCGATCGCGTTCCGCCCGCAGTGTGCGATAGCCGATGGACAGCCCTTCGATCGCGCCCGCCTGGATCAGCGCCGCCGCCTCGCGCGCCTGCGCCACCTCGGGCAGCAGCCGCCCCTTAACCCACAGCCCCTTCGCGTCCTCGCGGATCTCGTCCCAGACGCCGATGGGCCTTGTCGGGTCGTGCTGCCACAGCATCCGCACCCGGTCGCCCTTGCCCGCCAGCCGCGCCAGCGAGGCGGAAAACGCCCCCGGCAGCACCGCGTCGCCCCCCTGATCGGTCAGCCCGAACAGGCTGGCATAGCCCTCGATCACGTGCCCCTCGGACAGGATCGGCGCCCCGCCCGCGAATTTCACCTCAAGTCCCGGTATCATCCCTCAGCCTCCTTTCGGCGCATATTCCAGAATGCCCTGCACCGCCTGCGTCAGGATCACCGCAACGACGCCATAGACGGTCATCCACAGCCGCCGCTCCAGCCCCTCGATCAGCGCCTCGATCCGCTCCAGCCGCTTTTCCATGGTGCCGAATTGCAGCGCCATGATCCGCTCCTGCGCGTCGAAACGCTGATCGTGCCAGCCGAAGCCATCCTTGACGAAGCGCGATCCCTCCATCGCCTCACCCA is part of the Paracoccus stylophorae genome and encodes:
- a CDS encoding DUF2460 domain-containing protein, which produces MAFHEVRFPTNLSFGSIGGPERRTEIVTLASGFEERNTPWSHARRRFDAGMGLRSLDDLAALVAFFEARAGQLHGFRWKDWSDFKSCAPSQPPAFDDQEIARGDGNTVSFQLTKSYVSGPGRYRRPVTKPVQGTVRAGLGGIELYPDADYAVDHDRGTVTFREPPEPGARVTAGFEFDVPVRFDTDRIAVSVASFQAGEMPQIPVIEVRI
- a CDS encoding phage tail tape measure protein, with protein sequence MANKDGFGTTLDQVDEGLGQTSRMTAEFEAELARLRQSMLFTSREVGTLCSGIEGGLRRAFDGLVFDGQKLSETLKGIGRQIADTVFSIAMKPVESALAGSFANGVAGMMGSALPFAQGGAFVQGRVMPFAKGGVVAEPTHFPMRGGTGLMGEAGPEAIMPLRRGADGRLGVAAAGGARAVNVTVNVTTPDVAGFQRSQSQIAAQLGRALARGDRNA
- a CDS encoding phage tail assembly chaperone, whose amino-acid sequence is MRTGLHGLGLRPDQFWSLTPAELALMLGIEPGSRAMTRERLAALAARFPDRQPG
- a CDS encoding gene transfer agent family protein; this translates as MVNPMRGEVELVLDGQPHVARLTLGALAELEQDLGADSLLAVAERFETGRFSSRDVLSVLVAGLRGGGWQGRAPDLLTTRIGGGPAAAGRAAAELLARAFRIDA
- a CDS encoding phage major tail protein, TP901-1 family, whose protein sequence is MAVQNGRDLLIKMDMTGNGAFETVAGLRASRLSFNAETVDVTSLESEGGWRELLGGAGVRSASVSGSGVFRDADTDARARQAFFDGEVPQFQVVIPDFGTIEGPFQITALEYAGSYNGEATYEMAMASAGALSFTAL
- a CDS encoding DUF3168 domain-containing protein: MSYAAATALQSAVYQHLRGDPTLSALIGDAIFDAMPVDAPGGVFVSLGPEEVRDAGDATGAGSRHDFIVSVLSGTEGGAGFATVKAVAAAVSEALEDGSVTLERGRLAALWFLRAKARRVENGAARRVDLTFRARIDLG
- a CDS encoding head-tail adaptor protein; its protein translation is MTAPRLNVPLGLETPERQGDGMGGHRIGWRQLGTIWAEMDAGSGRERLAQVGPESVVSWRITVRGAPAGDPRRPQAGQRLRLQDRLFRIEAVAERDLAGRWLVCFAKEEEAT
- a CDS encoding head-tail connector protein is translated as MMLIEETAPAAEALPVAALREHLRLGSGFRIADDSAETAALTGFLRAAVATIEARTGKVLLTRRFRMQLDDWRDRLGQPLPLAPVVSVDAIALDDGAGTLTDLPVESWRLLPDGQRPMILPTGVILPHVPRRGSVTVTFTAGFGDSWDAVPADLAQAVLMLAARYYEDRSFEGSRGAMPFGVSALIERWRQVRTLAGRGNRELRR
- a CDS encoding phage major capsid protein; this encodes MTEVKTAGGGDAPANLKGAMLGFVGELRGFRDDIQKKLQAQEERMNMLDRKTAIRGRAPLSTTAETEVPHQKAFNAYLRSGDDDGLRGLVIEEKGLTVASDGGFLAAPQVAETVQNVLRSGASLRRLANVVAVESSAYEVLVDKGDMGAGWASEADMAETVPGGIERISIPVHELSAMPKASQRLLDDAAFDVEAWLAERIADKFARSEAAAFIRGDGVAKPRGILSYPTAPNGSATEGQIGTVLSGALGDFDAAAPADVLIDLVYALGAEYRANASFVLNSKTAARIRKMKDADGRFLWTDALSSGQAPQLLGYPVLISEDMPDMDVEATAVAFGDFRAAYTIVERPDLRVLRDPFSAKPHVLFYATKRVGGGITDFRAVKLMKFA
- a CDS encoding HK97 family phage prohead protease — translated: MIPGLEVKFAGGAPILSEGHVIEGYASLFGLTDQGGDAVLPGAFSASLARLAGKGDRVRMLWQHDPTRPIGVWDEIREDAKGLWVKGRLLPEVAQAREAAALIQAGAIEGLSIGYRTLRAERDRKGRRALAEVELWEVSLVTFPMLPEARVGRKEADDLREVAALFDAAAEALRDG
- a CDS encoding GTA head formation protein, RCAP_rcc01685 family, which codes for MEGSRFVKDGFGWHDQRFDAQERIMALQFGTMEKRLERIEALIEGLERRLWMTVYGVVAVILTQAVQGILEYAPKGG